Proteins encoded within one genomic window of Xylanivirga thermophila:
- a CDS encoding MATE family efflux transporter: MDNCECCDAASEHVVTHSKKLDKKILNREILAIAWPSIIELILVTVCQMADMIMVGRLGAYAIAAVGITNQPRFLMLSAFIALNVGTTALVARLKGEGKQEEANKVLYQSMILTIFLSIAISILGIIFAHDMVILMGGEEDVAKVGGSYFKIIMSGFIFTCIPLCITAALRGAGNTKASMYLNVIANVVNIIFNYLLIYGKLGFPRLEVDGAAIATVIGYIVSFVISLYILFRRRQYLYLPPIKSMARYFKPDFKAIKRIIRIGLPSAGEQMALRLGLLIYTRIVAGLGTVAFATHQIGLNILSLSFMNGQAFGIAATTLIGQSLGEKDIEKAKAYADQTRHMGAVVAFFIAGIFFFLGKQLVWLFNPDPDIMKAGSTVLKIVAIIQPSQASFQILAGGLRGAGDTKWPALSILVGVLIIRPILAFILVNWANWGLIGAWIALAADQFIRSVLIYIRFRSGRWTRIKV; encoded by the coding sequence ATGGACAATTGTGAATGCTGCGATGCAGCTTCAGAACATGTAGTAACACATAGCAAAAAGCTTGATAAAAAAATTTTAAATAGGGAAATACTGGCTATCGCATGGCCGTCTATTATAGAGCTCATACTGGTCACAGTATGTCAAATGGCCGACATGATAATGGTAGGACGACTTGGAGCCTATGCCATAGCCGCCGTAGGCATTACTAATCAACCAAGGTTTTTAATGTTATCAGCATTTATAGCCCTAAATGTGGGCACTACTGCATTGGTAGCACGTCTAAAAGGTGAAGGCAAACAAGAGGAAGCCAATAAGGTACTCTATCAAAGTATGATACTTACTATATTCCTTTCCATAGCCATCTCTATTTTAGGCATTATATTTGCCCATGATATGGTCATTTTAATGGGTGGCGAAGAGGATGTTGCCAAAGTGGGCGGGAGCTATTTTAAGATAATAATGTCAGGATTTATATTTACCTGTATACCCCTATGTATAACAGCAGCATTAAGGGGAGCTGGAAATACCAAGGCATCTATGTATTTGAATGTAATAGCAAATGTAGTAAATATAATATTTAACTATCTTCTTATATACGGGAAACTTGGTTTCCCCCGCTTGGAAGTAGATGGAGCGGCTATAGCCACCGTTATTGGTTATATTGTATCATTTGTGATCTCCCTATATATACTGTTTCGAAGGCGCCAATACCTCTATCTACCTCCTATAAAATCCATGGCTAGATATTTTAAGCCCGATTTTAAAGCTATAAAACGTATAATTCGCATAGGTCTTCCATCTGCAGGCGAACAGATGGCCTTAAGGCTAGGGCTTTTAATATATACCCGCATAGTAGCAGGCCTAGGTACCGTAGCATTTGCTACCCATCAAATAGGACTTAATATACTAAGCCTATCCTTTATGAATGGTCAGGCCTTTGGTATAGCTGCAACCACATTAATAGGCCAAAGCCTAGGAGAAAAGGATATCGAAAAGGCCAAGGCATATGCTGATCAAACTAGACATATGGGGGCTGTAGTTGCATTTTTTATAGCAGGCATATTCTTCTTTTTAGGCAAGCAACTTGTATGGCTGTTTAACCCGGATCCTGATATAATGAAAGCAGGAAGCACCGTGCTTAAAATAGTAGCCATTATACAACCTAGCCAGGCATCTTTTCAAATACTAGCAGGCGGTTTAAGGGGTGCCGGAGATACAAAATGGCCTGCACTATCCATCCTAGTTGGCGTCCTAATAATAAGACCAATATTGGCATTTATACTTGTCAACTGGGCCAATTGGGGATTAATCGGTGCATGGATTGCATTAGCAGCAGATCAATTTATAAGATCTGTACTAATCTATATACGTTTTCGATCCGGCAGATGGACCCGTATAAAGGTGTAA
- the thpR gene encoding RNA 2',3'-cyclic phosphodiesterase has translation MRIFIAIELDNALKEDIYKKVCLIKEKSLKGNFTKKDNLHITIRFLGEIDNHEVDRVKGAMEQAAEKIKPFDITLGQLGKFDRGNSCILWSGVDKGLGHMKSVFHMLDEELFLQKFKKEYRPFKPHITLGREVVLDCPLKTVSQEIGIDKMGMTVEKITLMESIRRQGQLIYIPIFRSHFIK, from the coding sequence ATGAGAATTTTTATAGCTATTGAGCTTGATAATGCATTAAAGGAAGATATATACAAAAAGGTATGTTTAATAAAGGAAAAAAGTCTAAAGGGTAATTTTACAAAGAAGGATAATCTGCATATAACTATCCGTTTCCTAGGGGAAATAGATAATCACGAAGTGGATCGTGTAAAGGGGGCTATGGAGCAGGCTGCCGAAAAAATTAAGCCTTTTGATATTACTTTGGGTCAGTTAGGCAAGTTTGACAGAGGCAATTCCTGTATATTATGGTCAGGCGTGGATAAGGGATTAGGCCATATGAAAAGCGTATTTCATATGCTGGATGAAGAGCTTTTTTTGCAGAAATTTAAAAAGGAATACCGTCCTTTTAAACCCCATATAACCTTGGGGCGGGAGGTAGTGCTAGATTGCCCATTAAAAACCGTTTCCCAGGAAATAGGAATAGATAAAATGGGTATGACGGTGGAGAAAATAACTCTTATGGAGAGTATAAGAAGACAGGGGCAATTGATCTATATTCCAATATTCAGAAGTCACTTCATAAAATGA
- a CDS encoding manganese efflux pump MntP, producing MNMLSLILIAIGLSMDAFAVAISNGISMKKVSIKDASRIAAFFGVFQAIMPMLGWAAGVGFKDYITNIDHWIAFILLTFIGGKMIYDAVKEDKLEAGEVDKSTNGRLSVKMLFLLAIATSIDAMAVGISFAFLDVPIINSSLMIGIITFFISFAGVFIGAECGNLFQKKAEVMGGFILMIIGFKILAEHTKLEFISRIFR from the coding sequence ATGAATATGTTGTCATTAATATTAATAGCAATCGGTCTATCTATGGATGCCTTTGCGGTAGCAATAAGCAATGGCATCTCTATGAAAAAGGTCAGTATAAAGGATGCGTCTAGAATAGCGGCATTCTTTGGTGTCTTTCAGGCTATAATGCCAATGTTAGGTTGGGCTGCAGGGGTGGGATTTAAAGACTATATAACCAATATAGATCATTGGATAGCCTTTATCCTTTTGACTTTTATCGGCGGGAAGATGATCTATGATGCAGTTAAGGAGGACAAGCTAGAGGCGGGAGAGGTGGACAAAAGTACCAATGGGAGATTAAGTGTTAAAATGCTTTTTCTATTGGCAATTGCCACTAGTATAGATGCTATGGCCGTAGGAATAAGTTTTGCTTTTCTCGATGTTCCAATTATAAATTCATCTTTAATGATAGGAATAATAACCTTTTTTATATCCTTTGCAGGTGTTTTTATAGGTGCAGAATGTGGTAATCTTTTTCAGAAAAAGGCTGAGGTAATGGGAGGATTTATTCTAATGATAATAGGGTTTAAGATACTTGCGGAGCATACAAAACTGGAATTTATATCGAGAATTTTCAGATAG
- a CDS encoding cytidine deaminase produces MDRKNLILKALEARKHAYVPYSKFRVGAAVLTDEGKIFTGCNIENVSYGDTCCAERVAIFKAISEGNTNFKGIAVASDSPDFIFPCGMCLQVLVEFKVPLIIVGNVDGQHKEFITTELMPYAFDEIKI; encoded by the coding sequence ATGGATAGAAAGAATCTCATCTTAAAGGCTTTAGAAGCACGTAAGCATGCATATGTGCCATATTCAAAATTTCGCGTGGGGGCAGCAGTGCTAACCGATGAAGGGAAAATATTCACCGGATGTAATATTGAAAACGTTAGCTATGGTGATACCTGTTGTGCAGAAAGGGTGGCGATTTTTAAAGCCATCTCTGAAGGTAATACAAATTTCAAAGGTATTGCCGTTGCTTCAGATTCTCCTGATTTTATATTTCCCTGTGGAATGTGCTTGCAGGTATTAGTTGAGTTTAAAGTGCCCCTAATCATTGTAGGAAATGTGGACGGACAGCATAAGGAGTTTATTACCACTGAGTTGATGCCCTATGCGTTTGATGAAATAAAAATATAG